aattggtaaaaaaatattaagtttaagcaattttattttatgatcgtAATAGTATAATAGTAttagaataaaaatatttttaaaatcaaataaatatattCTCAAAGTTAAAttactttagtattttctttttgAAGGAAATGAAAATAAGTTCATTGCTCGCCTGTTCTTCACCTTATTCAAgtctccttttattttttattttttttaaacaaggttttaatttgttttaaaaagtcaacccgttgacctaacAACTTTAGAAGCTTTAACGTCTCCTGCTTTCGTATTCCAACAGCAGGTCATTCATTTCTACTTTTCAATTCATACCCCCAAAAACACCTGAACTAACTCGGCTTTCCGGGCCGTCGTTGAAACCTCTGTGGCGATACCACGTGGATCGGTGTAGTTGTGGGGggataaatgtaaatatttgattTTCGATGAcgatttataaattcatttttaatttatttaaaaattacgaTGAACTAAAAACAAATTCAAGCAGTTGCGGTATTTATTTGAATCCCCTGCATCATCGATTCCGTTCATCCAACGCCGGCAATGTCTCCCTCCGCCGTCTTAaatcccctcctcctcctcatcgccGCCGCGCTAGCGGCGCTGACGGCCGTTAAGCCGGCTGCGGCCGACACGATCAGCTTCGAATTGCACCACAAGTTCTCCGCTCGCGTGCAGGAGTGGACGGCGAgccgcggcggcggcggcggcggcggagaccTGCCGGCGAAGGGCACCGCCGAGTTCTACGCCGCGCTCGCCCACCACGACCGCCGCCTCCACGGTCGCTTACTCGCGCCCTCCGACAACTCCTCCGCCGAGCTGCTGGCCTTCTCCCCATACGGCAACGTAACAGCCAGAATCGACAGTCTGGGATCGTACTAACTACCTCCtcatccttcttctcttcttctttatccTTGGAATAAGAGATTTTAATCTGTGCAAAATTAAAACTGCAGTTTGTACTATGCATTTTTGGAGGTAGGGACGCCGAAGCAGGAGTTCCTGGTGGCGCTGGACACCGGCAGTTATCTCTTCTGGCTGCCATGCGACTGCCTGCAGTGCGCCCCGAGCTACAACTCTTATTTAAACCTGACCCTCAACACCTACAGCCCCGGCAATTCCTCGACCAGCCAGTCGGTGCCATGCAGCAGCAGCCTCTGCCAAGCCAGCTGCCCGGCTAACTCCAGTTGCCCGTACGAAATGTTGTACGCGGACGGCAGCACCACTTCCGGAGTGCTCGTCGCCGACACCTTGTACTTGATGACGGAGGGCGGCGCAGCCCCTCGCTCCGTAGAACCGACCGTCGTATTTGGGTGCGGAATGAACCAGACCGGTGGTTTCCTCACGGCCGGATTTGGCCTCTTTGGGCTCTCAATCAATTCACTCGCCGTGCCCAATATTTTGGCTAGCTAcggactcatttcaaactcattctCCATGTGCTTTTCGGAGGACCATCTAGGCCGACTCGATTTCGGCGACAAAGGCAGCCCGC
This window of the Zingiber officinale cultivar Zhangliang chromosome 3B, Zo_v1.1, whole genome shotgun sequence genome carries:
- the LOC122054688 gene encoding aspartyl protease family protein 1-like yields the protein MSPSAVLNPLLLLIAAALAALTAVKPAAADTISFELHHKFSARVQEWTASRGGGGGGGDLPAKGTAEFYAALAHHDRRLHGRLLAPSDNSSAELLAFSPYGNVTARIDSLGSLYYAFLEVGTPKQEFLVALDTGSYLFWLPCDCLQCAPSYNSYLNLTLNTYSPGNSSTSQSVPCSSSLCQASCPANSSCPYEMLYADGSTTSGVLVADTLYLMTEGGAAPRSVEPTVVFGCGMNQTGGFLTAGFGLFGLSINSLAVPNILASYGLISNSFSMCFSEDHLGRLDFGDKGSPQQQETPLVGRNYYAIKITTTIVGNTTTARPFTAIVDSGTSFTYLVEPIYSSFTKSFDSQVQERRIPPSQDLLFDYCYYLNPNQSTIRGPITLFVTEGGGNFPVHDPIVWLIDKRSSAPVAYCLAVFSTSEALSIIGENFFTGLRMVFDRERMILGWENSDCYKSIASSTISPSSSPPSARPSSPPSSPLTLTSSPGNSPSSPIEPRPIQGGGGSCLRAGRSMLLMVPIFFVAMTLI